The DNA sequence ttttctttttaataagtAGATCTAAAACTGTCTAGTCTGGGTCAGCACTGGTGGTTCTGAGGCAGGAGATTCCAGATGAATGTGTCAACTGTAGTCACAGGCACATGCTTGTCTCTGTGAAGTCATGATGGAGAAACGTGGACAAAGGACCTTCGGGGACCTTCAGGTGGGACCGCTgactgagtcatgtgaccatttcaGAATATCTAGTAAAGAATTACATTATTAATGTCATCAAAAATATGTAACTGAATGACGGACAAAGCACACCTGACACAAGGAAGCAAATATCAGAGGGATATGGAGGTGGTAGCGGAAACATTTTAGCAATGGTCTCTGAGGTCAAGGGCCATGGAAGGGATGGATGACTCACCAGCTGAAGGAAAGAAGGTCCagtcaaaacaaacaggaatAACTTTTACCTCTCACAGGTAGAATGGAAAAACCTCCTGATCATATTCATAAATCATTCCAGATATTTAGAGACATTTTGGTCTCTGCAGACGGTCATCCCACCTGAGAGCCCCCGCACTGGGTCCTGCTTTTACACTTCTAATTCTATGCAATTTTTCTTATATGTCCGTGAGGACAGTTGAACTGTAGCTGCACTAAAACATAACAATCAGTGTTACCATGTGACCAGTCATGCCATGCACTTCCTGTCCGtacattccttcacttcctgttcagaCTGTGACCAAGTGAAGCTACAACCATCACCCTCAAAGTCATCAATCATCTCAAACTTTACTGTCCGACACTCACCGACTGTTCCTGTATCAAACGACTCCAAATGTCTAATAAACATGTTTGTATTCAGTCCCCACGTCTGTGATTTCATCCCCCGCCACCAGCAGGATCTCAGGCTCCTCTGGAGAACAGGACCAGAAGAGGCCAAACATTTTAGTGCTTATCAATGTTCTGTGCCAACTGGTGGGTAAAAACAAGACACTAGAAATGAGGCACctctgccatgttttttttttattacatttaatgaGATATCTGTATTTTTCCTTAAAACATAGATTTACATTGcatgtttcagaacacagtttgCCGTAAAACTTtcgaaacaacaaaacaattttcCTGCTATTATTGTGTAGCTCCTCGAATGTAACAAGCTGCCAGTGGCTGAAATGTATCtattgtttgctgttgtttttattagGTTCTTAGCAAGTACTGTACATAACTAATATATCAGACAGAGAGTTAAAGGTCAAGACTATAACAATTTGTAGTAAAAACCTGATGGCATTGTGATGATTCAGCACTTTCCCATTTTTGGGGAAATAAAAGTGACATCATAGAAAAGCAAGGTCATGATTGTCAACTGACCTGTGCTGCAGAAGCACAGCTCCTGTCTCTTTAATGCAGCGTCTGAAATGTGTCACCTGAAAGTCCTCCTCATCACTGCAGCTGTCTATGGTGTGGAGTGATGTAATGATGACCATATGAACAGTAATAATACTGAATATCTGAACATGCAAACATACAGAGAGCAATTGGTCTGTGCTGGTGTGAGTCTGTCTGGTTGCTTGTGAGCTCTGATATGGACTGGCGATCTCCTTTTGGATCTTTTCATAGTGGAAACCCAACAAAGTACAACCAGACAAGAAAGAAAATGCACTTTCATCTGTGAACACActttactaaaaaaaacaaaaaacactaaaaCAGTGTTCATGAAACTATAAACTATAACTACCGGTAGTGTTTGTGTATAGGTGCATGTGTTGCGTTGTCCTCATCCTTTAAATAGAATTATTTCCATTGAGTACTGGGGAAACCTTCACACGTTGTAACATTAGGtgagtgtatatgtgtgtgtgtgtgtgtgtgtctgtatcaTCTGCGAATCCAGAGCCAGACGTTGAGCAGACATGCGGAGAAAAGAAGGGAGAAGAGCAGCACTTCAGTGTTGCGGCGCTCATGGTTGTTTCGCTCCAGAGCAGCAAGACGCCGACTGATCTTTATCAACTGCAGGGGGAGACAGAAAGACGGGTTCAGAGACAAAGAGAGGGACAGACGCTAAGAGAGATCGATAAATGAATACAGGTAAAAAAACATACTTGAAATTTGAAAGACAGACTGGAAACATGAGTGTGACAAAGAAAGGATGAGAGCTATAATGGGTGAGGCACGACAAGCAGGTAGTGAGGTGAGGATAGATCCAATGGATGAGATGAATATGATGGACAGGACACGGAGGAAGAGCAACAAGGACGCAGCAAGTCACTTGTTATGTTGGACAAACTtggacaaaaaagaaacacacgGAGGACGATAACAGGAGAGACGCAGTGAGGTGGATGGAGACGGAAACGTACCTGTCTCCTGAGGACGATGAGCTCCACGGCAGTGCCCCCGTCCTCTTCCGTGCTCCAGTTCTCCACCGTTCTGAACAAGCAAACAGTGTTTGGTACAGTGGTAACTGAACACTGCTCCTCTCAGACAAACTTCACCAGCAACAGGAAGCAAGGTTGATTCacctcaataaataaatacatcttgATCAAAACAGGTTACAGACCAGCATGAGAACAACACAGATGTGGGGGTAAACAATTCAATTCAGCTTGTGTAGTTACACACATCATTGCTCTACACGACTCAGTTCAATGAACAATCTAAAACTCTAATTTTAATGTGATCCAGATCACTGCTGTGAGACCTTTTTCCCATTGCACATCAACAGAGTGGTTCCAGCATAGAGATGGGATGGCATGGGACCAGGCTCCTGAGCTCGGTTAGCAGAACTCATGCACCATAATAAAGTGCACACTCATTTGTGGTCTGACATGGGCTGTGACATGACAGAGTCCAGACCGATGGCGACTTTCATGACCTCATAAGTGATCCATACAGAGCTGATGTCATGAGTAGCTGCAGGATGAAAGTTCAGCTCGACAAACCCCAGTAACAGGTGCACATTGACATCACACATGACTCAGTAATACACATGAGGCCACAGTCAACAGTGTAACCAGCTGCATTAGTAATAACAGTAGTACTagcagaaacagcagcagcGTGACAGAGGTTTCAGCAACACCACCGTTGTTTATAACAGTAGTGCGGATAGTGACAGTACCATGAGAGTTGACAATGGAACTTCCAACAGCTGTAGTTACAGCTGGTGAGTTGTTATATTAAGATGAGAGATGACCGAAGTTTTAATGAACAAAAGGAGCTGTGGTGAGGAACTGATAGAGGAAGTATCAGAAGCTGAGGCAGGTGAGGCACTAGTGGTACTATTGTACTAATTGGGAAGATGGTAGAACTGATACTAGTACTGAAGAAGTAGGACAGGTTTACCGAACAAGAGACAGTGCAGTAGAAGGGTATTAAGTGATGGAGAATAGAATGGAAGATAGTACAATAATATACTACAAGATGTACCATGAATATAAACAATAGCAGTCATGGTGGTGTAAAAGGTATTTGGAAGAATGAATGTCCTTAACTAGTTAAATCATTAATGTCTTTAATAGCAGGGTGCCACAGCAATAGTATCatagtataataatatataatagtatcataataataatctaatagCTAGCACAATACAACGTAGAAATGTGATAAGTATCACAGGTTGACAGGAGTGAGGCACATTAGTAGTCAGAATAGTAGTGCAGACCAGACATTGTAGCATGTAATGTGTGTTAGTAAGTATTAACTGACACTCAACGGACCCTACATGACAAGAACATTCGCCAACTTCTTCACCTGTTTTTGCAGCTTTGAAGGTTTGacggagcagctgcaggagtcaCAGCGCGCCCTGGTGGTCGCATCTCTTCACGGCCATGTCTTTACACCCATCGGACAGAAACAAGAGCTACAATTTGTCGAAGAATCTTTCATAGGAAAAGAATTGCGATTGCTTCAaagtcatttattattattattattattattattaccaccCAGCTGTAGGGTTGAGTCTAAATGACATCTTTTAATGAATGCCTTATTATATTGTGCTGACTGTGTCCATCTTAACTTTTTCCAAACTTAAGAATAGAACATCTAATCTTATCTGATCCAATCCAGAGTCATGAGACATGACTCAGAAATGATCATaatgaaacaaacaatgaaagtaaataaataaaacagtataataataataataataaagaatgtACGTATACAATATGAAGTAAAAACACATATATATTAGGATATTTCAAGTAAGATATAAGTAAGTTAGTTTCATCTATAAAATACAGAGCTGTTATTAGTAAAATGGAatttatgaaaaacaatttcataagaaaaccataaaaatgaaatatagaaaagacagaataataataatatgagtgTACATGTTGAATATGAAAAGTGAGGGAGAAAAATGTGGCATTGAGACAGGAAAGAAACACATCTCAGACCTATACTTATCTACGGTGTGTAGGAGGCGCTGTGAGAGCTGCAGGCTAAGCTGTCGAGCTGTCTGCAGCATGGACAGTGAAGTCAGGAGGACAGAGGGGGAAGCAGGATGAGGGGCCGGGACCTGAGTGAGGGGGGGCTGCGTGGAGTGGGAGGAGGTGGATCTCTGGTGGTCAGAACCCGGACTAGGACTAAAGACAAGGATGGGAAAGGGACAACACACAAGTGGAGATAAAAATTAAGAGCGGTTGAAGAACAGAATTTGCAAAGAGAAGTCACTTATTTCACAACAGAAAGGAATCCATCTCTACATCAGATTAATGAAGTCACATGGCTTGTTGTTTCCAGTAGCTTTCCACATCTAATTCAAGAATGTCTGGATTATCTTATTGTGAAAGAGCGCAGGACTTTATACAGCAGCCCATCCCAGGCTGGTGCTCACCACTGAGTCATCCAGTCACTGCACGAGCTGTGCTGACTGACTGGTGATGTCAGGCTTTGAGGCAACagattaaatatgaaatatgccTCTCAAAGATTTCAATGACCAACTCTGGAACTGTGAGACACCAGTCAGTTATAAAATAATGTATGTGGACAGATGAACTATCTTGCGCTGACACATGTCACATGAGTGTATGAATGTGTGATGCTCTCAATAGTGATGTGGAGGTTCGGGGTGTTAGTAAGTAGTTAAATGTGCATGAAGCTTTTGTGCCGACCGTTCTTCTCTACAGGGTGTTGTTTTCATTAATAGCTGGAATGTCTGACTTACAGCATGGCAGGGTGTCTCTGCAGCATCTGTTTCACGTGGGTGGGAGTGCCAGGGGGAGTCCTGCTGAAACTTTGGTCACTGTAAGATCTCTTTATGGGGCTCTGgtagacaaataaaaaatatatacatttagaGCTCTTGTGGGTCACTAATTTCATATTCTAAAAATCTTTTTCTGTCGATGCCGGTTGTAATATGACACATTCACATTGAtcaatttaatttattaatcCCAATTTATACAGACTGCCTCGAACAGAAGCGACACCAGTGCCAGCATTTCACCAAAGCCAGGATATAGCAACAAAGCTAAACTTAATCTGCAGATTTATCAAAGATGATTTGTTAGACATGAAGCATTTGGacacatttatttgacttagCAGGCAACACACCACAAAGAGAGattcaaacaacaacaagccTTATCCATTTTGGATACCTGAGGTAGATCTTTGTGCAAGACATCTGCAGACAAGCTCTCCCAACATGGGTCCAGACTTGAGGGACTGCAGAGAGCTTGTCTGGGAGGGGTGAACAGTGGTCTGGGGCTCATGTCAGAGGTTTCTGTgagacacatgcacacacaggatCAGCAGCATGAAAAAGCATGAAGGTATTGGACAAGTTCATTCGAGTACTGTCATTAAATATCAGCCATGATGCCATAATAATGTGTATAATATTTGAgcttacaaaaaaaagaattcctCATTTACTTCTCATATACAATCAACTTGTCTTGCTCTACACAAACTACAAGGATGAAAATGAAGCGATTATTGACCATTGAATATATAGTGTAGTATTTAATGATTAATAGTTATGGTTCTATTTTATcgtttttatgtgtgtgtgtgattacaTAAATATCATCTAACCATCTAATCAGGAATGCTTTTATTCAGCTGGTTAAAAATGGATTGTATTTAAACACATAAGATCACTGTCGTGGATGAAAATTTAATGTGCTTAGAGACAATCTGTATTCTTGCAATTCACTTGTCATCATTAGCAAATATGGTGACAGGAACAAACCTGAGAATGTGAGTTTATCTGGCACTTGCATGGTGAAAGCGGGCAGCAACTCCTCTGGTGCCCTGAGGGAACTCGAGTCATCCTCTGGCCACTGCGGTGCTGGACTTACGCTGAGCCTCTCCGGAACTTGCATATTTTTACTGATGGCCTCTGTGAAGGCTGGATCATGATGAGGAATGTGTGACATTTcctgtgggaaaaaaagattAACAGTCATTGGAATACCTGAATGTAACCAAGAAAAAAGGAGAGTAAAGTCTTATACATGTAATAACAAAACCTTACTACAGTAGCACTGCCTCTTGTACTTAAAAttaatgatatatattttgtatttatatacATATCAATAATTATATTTCAATTCAACTATGTCAAATACTTTGACACTGAGACCGTAAATTTAAATCAATCAGTCAAACGATTTGACACTCGAATTAATAACGTGAACAGCAGCAGAATAACGTAGACATATGCACATTTAATTGTAATAATGAAAAGTGACAAATGAAACGACAACCAAAACTAATATGGCATATATTCTACGGCAATAAAATATAAACTCTAATATGACCTGCATCGAGATTACGAAACTACAAATGCGTTGCAacactgtaaaacaaaaaaggtgaaTTTGACTTCCCGAAGATGAAATATATTTGCTCAGATAAGTGCGGTGGGTAATTTAAAAGGCCAGTGAAAACGGAATATTTGCTTCGGGAATCAGGAAAACAACATTGTATACATCATGATGCAGGATGGAGCTGAAGCTAAGGTGTTAGCAAGCAACAGGTGGTCACGTGTCACATAATTCCGTTAACAGCAAACCGTTTGATTCGTTTTAAATATAATCTACAGCTTATATAAATTATAAACAACAGGTTGACAAACCTTGTAAAGGGTTTCAAAGTGACTTAGCGGTTAAAGTGTCTTCTTTGACAGATGGACTTGCTGCTAGTGAGATACTTTGCAAGGAAGTACTACCCCCTATTGGTCGGAGGGAGAGCTACCATTATCAATGACGTGCTTGAAACAAGACTGAAACATTATCAGTCACTATGTTAAACGTAATCCATGCTAAAAATGACTAGAGTCATAACGTGAATGAACCCATAATAAAAATTATAGTTTTTTTGTACCGATTTGGTCTATGATATCATTTTTGGACATGCCATGTTATGCATAGATTTTTAACATTGATAtcgtttttctttgtttacattGTTGTAACTGCATAAAGACTTCCGTAATCTCAACTCTCTTGTCAATAGTGTGTCTTAAAAATTTACACAATTCCgtcataaaaaaacacaaatatgaccAGTACAAAAAGTGGCACGTTTATTGTAAAATACTTGGTACATACATTTGAATTAGAAAGCAAAAGCCAGTGTAAAAGTGATATTTTGGAATGTGCTGACGTACTTATCTATATAAAATAGGAGAGGCAGTGTAGCATTGACAACTTGgcacatttaaatataaacataagCCACTATTGGGAAGCTGTAAGTGCATTGTAAAGATGTGATAAAGTTAAAAGGAATTCACGCAGCAAAACAATGACGACATTGGACATTGCAAGTTTGTTTGTAGCGCAGAAAAGTCCAAGAGGAAAGACAACAGCAATGTTGgcggtgtcatgaaacagagttGTCTCATCTTTTGTGACCTGTGACTCATTGTAAGCCAGAAAACGTCCAACAGCTATGCCGAGTTTTCCTGTATTATTTATGAGGTGCTTGTCAGTGTTGAAAGAGAATTACGAGTCAAATTCTGTCACAGCAAGTTAACTTCATCACCATGATCATCAATGTCAGTATACAGCATGGAGCGTGGATGAGTAAGTGAGATGTGTAAACATATTTTCATACACTACATCTTCAAAATGCATATAACATCTACGGTACACAGCAGTCACACAAGCTCAGATGAGTTTAAAAGTGAACATGTTTTTTACAGTTGAGAGTCGAGGCAGTGACACATGTGATGTCAAATTTGGCACGTTAACATCAGTAGCTAGCATGTACTGATGTCTACCTTTCTATTCTCCAGTTAAAAACATCTCTTTCAAGATCCAACGCACCACTGAAACCATGTATGGACCTGACACTTATGGCATCAACATATTGACGGATGAATATAAGTCTACAGTTTACAGCGTTATACTATATTCACAGCACCAGAGTAACAGTAAAAGCACCATATTGAGAGAAAAGTGAAGACACTGACTGACAACATCTTTAAAACAACAGACCCTCCATCAGACCAATGTTAAGGATCTCACTCATCAACCAGAGACATCCGACAACAGTTACAAATCAATGATATGACTCATATTAAAGCATAACCTTTGGGATTCTAAATGTCATGAAAGAATTCAACATTATGGAGGGGTGCTCATtgacttgttaaaaaaaaaactggcttaCCCATGTCATCTACAGCAGGACAGCTCTACTTTTACTCAATTGTTGAGTGAATTCTTATCAAATAATACTGTTGTACCAGGTACCAAAGAGCTTTTTGGAACTTAGTGTTAAGTTTCAGGTCACAGCTAATAGTTGCCAGCATGTATTTAATTTTCAAGAAGAACTTAAAAGCGTCTCCTTTCTCAGGTGTGAGACGCTACATTATGGTGATCAACATGTCCACCTCAGCCACCAGGCAGTGGCAGAGAAGCCACTGCAGAGaaaaagcagcagcatgttACATCTTACAGTTGCTGGCTCAGTCGCAGCCCTAGTTCACATTAGGCTGCATCCGCAACCACTGAGCCCCTTACTGAACTCGGCCGGATCACCGTCCCTCTTGGTCACGCCTTCACTCTCCAGCAGTCAAAAGCAAATCTCCAAAAGACGTATGAACGCGAACTAGGGGAGTTTGGGAGTGATTGTCAGCGACCAAGAACATAAGAGTTTATCATccaactctttcatctcaaacTGAATATAAGTGGTCAGAACACACTGATAACAAATGCTGGCCTTGGAATAGGGGTCTGACATTAAGTATTCAATGTTGCAGACTTACAGCAGCAACATGAGGCAGACAGGGGTCCTTAGACACACAGCAGTGACCTCATATATCCTCATATTT is a window from the Synchiropus splendidus isolate RoL2022-P1 chromosome 17, RoL_Sspl_1.0, whole genome shotgun sequence genome containing:
- the LOC128748396 gene encoding mitochondrial fission factor-like isoform X3; translation: MSHIPHHDPAFTEAISKNMQVPERLSVSPAPQWPEDDSSSLRAPEELLPAFTMQVPDKLTFSETSDMSPRPLFTPPRQALCSPSSLDPCWESLSADVLHKDLPQSPIKRSYSDQSFSRTPPGTPTHVKQMLQRHPAMLTVENWSTEEDGGTAVELIVLRRQLIKISRRLAALERNNHERRNTEVLLFSLLFSACLLNVWLWIRR
- the LOC128748396 gene encoding mitochondrial fission factor-like isoform X2 codes for the protein MSHIPHHDPAFTEAISKNMQVPERLSVSPAPQWPEDDSSSLRAPEELLPAFTMQVPDKLTFSETSDMSPRPLFTPPRQALCSPSSLDPCWESLSADVLHKDLPQSPIKRSYSDQSFSRTPPGTPTHVKQMLQRHPAMLHGREEMRPPGRAVTPAAAPSNLQSCKNRTVENWSTEEDGGTAVELIVLRRQLIKISRRLAALERNNHERRNTEVLLFSLLFSACLLNVWLWIRR
- the LOC128748396 gene encoding mitochondrial fission factor-like isoform X1, with the translated sequence MSHIPHHDPAFTEAISKNMQVPERLSVSPAPQWPEDDSSSLRAPEELLPAFTMQVPDKLTFSETSDMSPRPLFTPPRQALCSPSSLDPCWESLSADVLHKDLPQSPIKRSYSDQSFSRTPPGTPTHVKQMLQRHPAMLPSPGSDHQRSTSSHSTQPPLTQVPAPHPASPSVLLTSLSMLQTARQLSLQLSQRLLHTVDKYRHGREEMRPPGRAVTPAAAPSNLQSCKNRTVENWSTEEDGGTAVELIVLRRQLIKISRRLAALERNNHERRNTEVLLFSLLFSACLLNVWLWIRR